The genomic stretch ATATGACATATCTaaccaatataatataaattatttcttttaaatgaaattaatgtatctgaattttataaaaaatttcaaaaaaacttgctcattactttttagaatttttttagtaTATTTTGATTTACTTATTAGTTATGTAACTAAAAATCCAATACCTACGGGATAgcaattcatttaaatattttaaaaaaaaaaacaaaaaacaaactctttgattcaaaatcaaatcaaatccatAAATAAAATGTGTTGGTTACGACTCTATTTGCTCTATAAAAACTTGTTTTTTCACACTCTTCTAACTCTCTATTTTCCAGCTTCAAAAAAGgggtttagggttagggttttaacTTTTTCCAAAAAGCAAAGAAATCAAAATTCAACAATGGCATCGACATCAACATCAACAAAGAAGGTGAATCTCAAAAGTAGTGATGGTAACATTTTCGAAGTCGAGCAGGAAGTGGCGATGCAATCACAAACCATCAAGCATATGATTGAGGATGATTGCGCTGATGAAACCGGAATCCCTCTCCCGAATGTGACCAGCAAGATTCTGGCCAAGGTCATTGAGTATTGCAAGAAGCACGCCGAAGCAGCGAATACGGATGAATATGGAAGGCCTGTTGATGAGAATGATATCAAGAACTGGGATGCTGAGTTTGtcaaggttgatcagaatacaCTCTTTGATCTCATATTGGCGGCAAACTTCTTGGACATTAAGAGTCTGTTTGATCTTACATGCAAGACTGTGGCGGGCATGATGGATGGTAAGTCACCCGAGGAGATTCGCAAGACGTTCAACATTAAGAATGACTACACTAAGGAGGAAGAGGAGGAGGTTCGTCGCGCAAATCAATGGGCTTTTGAATGAATAAATATATAGGGTTTTATGATTTGGTTATACATAGAGTTATGAGTTTAGAGAGTAAAGttatgtttttatgcattattgtTTTTAACATCTTAGCTTGAGGATCAATCATATGGATTAATATTGTTTTCTCTTTCAGTATAAATATGTTGAGAGTCTGAATATGAATCTGCACAAATAAAATCCATAGACTAAAATAATACTAGCAGTGGTAGGAGCAACACAGTTTAATATTCTTTTTATTATCTCACTCTTGTATTTGAAATTTGTTCAAATTCTGTCAAATAAA from Vicia villosa cultivar HV-30 ecotype Madison, WI linkage group LG4, Vvil1.0, whole genome shotgun sequence encodes the following:
- the LOC131595304 gene encoding SKP1-like protein 1A; the encoded protein is MASTSTSTKKVNLKSSDGNIFEVEQEVAMQSQTIKHMIEDDCADETGIPLPNVTSKILAKVIEYCKKHAEAANTDEYGRPVDENDIKNWDAEFVKVDQNTLFDLILAANFLDIKSLFDLTCKTVAGMMDGKSPEEIRKTFNIKNDYTKEEEEEVRRANQWAFE